The following proteins are co-located in the Solanum pennellii chromosome 1, SPENNV200 genome:
- the LOC107002689 gene encoding EEF1A lysine methyltransferase 4, whose amino-acid sequence MDRPEPENPDVVPTTALAYLDRNYWDKRFAQEEHYEWFKDYSHFRHIVLQHIKPQTSVLELGCGNSQLCEELYRDGITELTCIDLSPIAVEKMKQRLINKGYKEIKVLEADMLDLPFEDGCFDVVIEKGTMDVLFVDSGDPWNPHPATVEKVMKMLHEIHRVLKPEGIFISITFGQPHFRRRFFSDPEFTWSMEWNTFGETFHYFFYVLKKGQRSSESEECREKAHMPSISLYHDELEGEDFLFRTNIDEMES is encoded by the exons ATGGACCGGCCGGAGCCGGAAAACCCCGACGTCGTTCCTACTACAGCTCTGGCATATCTTGATCGGAACTACTG GGATAAGAGGTTCGCTCAAGAGGAACACTACGAATGGTTCaaagattattcccatttccGTCACATTGTTCTTCAACACATTAAACCTCAAACTTCT GTGTTGGAGCTAGGATGTGGAAATTCTCAGTTGTGTGAAGAATTATATAGAGATGGCATTACTGAATTGACCTGCATTGATTTGTCTCCCATTGCAGTGGAGAAGATGAAACAAAGATTGATAAACAAGGGATACAAAG AAATAAAAGTGCTGGAAGCTGATATGCTAGACCTGCCTTTTGAAGATGGATGTTTTGATGTGGTTATAGAGAAAGGAACAATG GATGTGTTGTTCGTGGACAGTGGTGACCCGTGGAATCCACACCCTGCAACAGTGGAGAAGGTGATGAAAATGCTTCATGAAATTCACAGAGTTCTGAAACCCGAGGGCATATTTATATCTATCACATTTGGCCAG CCACACTTCAGGCGCCGGTTCTTTAGTGATCCTGAGTTTACCTGGTCTATGGAGTGGAATACTTTTGGAGAAACATTCCACTATTTCTTCTACGTCTTGAAAAAG GGACAAAGATCATCAGAGAGCGAGGAGTGCAGGGAGAAAGCTCATATGCCATCAATATCTCTATACCATGACGAATTAGAGGGTGAAGACTTTTTATTCAGAACCAACATTGATGAGATGGAAAGCTAG
- the LOC107008440 gene encoding probable E3 ubiquitin-protein ligase ARI2 isoform X1 has protein sequence MEDYGTSDEDTYSSDQESYDGLENEETDSQWGSSTGNSCKVITRESLLVAQREDLRRVMDLLSLREHHARTLLIHYRWDVERLFAILVEKGKTCLFAEAGVTILEEIDVDSSVSSSTMMCGICMEEVAGSEVTKMDCGHCFCNDCWTEHFIVKIKEGQSKRIRCMAHKCFAICDEAVIRKLVSKRHPDLAEKFDRFLLESYIEDNKMVKWCPSIPHCGNAIRVETDEFCEVECSCGLQFCFSCLSEAHSPCSCWMWELWTKKCRDESETVNWITVHTKPCPKCHKPVEKNGGCNLVSCICGQAFCWLCGGATGRDHTWSSIAGHSCGRYKEDQEKKSERAKRDLYRYMHYHNRYKAHTDSFTQESRLRETIKEKVANLESRDSRLRDFSWVTNGLYRLFRSRRALSFSYPFAFYMFGDDLFKDEMTNEEKEIKQHLFEDQQQQLEANVEKLSKVFEDPFDSFEETEIMEMRMQVLNLSVVTDKLCKKMYECIETDLLGALQFSSHNIAPYQSKGIERATELNGGRNAKANNNIACQKAHDQTNGGSIELVHPSGCGTSDESGCSSRKRTREDSGGSFFDLNLPAELIDRN, from the exons ATGGAGGATTACGGGACCAGTGACGAAGATACATATTCGTCTGATCAAGAATCTTATGACGGACTCGAGAATGAAGAGACTGATTCTCAATGGGGCTCTTCCACGGGAAATTCCTGCAAG GTAATCACAAGGGAGTCTCTTTTGGTGGCACAG AGAGAAGATTTGCGGAGAGTGATGGACTTGCTCTCACTAAGAGAACACCATGCAAGAACCTTGCTCATTCACTATCGTTGGGATGTCGAGAGGTTGTTTGCGATTCTTGTTGAAAAGGGAAAGACTTGCTTATTTGCTGAAGCAGGGGTAACTATTCTTGAAGAAATTGATGTTGACTCGTCTGTGTCTTCTTCGACTATGATGTGCGGCATATGCATGGAAGAGGTAGCAGGGAGTGAAGTCACGAAAATGGACTGTGGGCACTGCTTCTGCAATGACT gtTGGACAGAgcattttattgtaaaaataaagGAGGGTCAGAGTAAGAGAATAAGGTGCATGGCTCATAAATGCTTTGCTATCTGTGATGAAGCTGTTATCAGAAAGCTAGTTAGTAAAAGGCATCCTGATTTGGCAGAGAAATTTGATCGGTTTCTCCTTGAATCATACATTGAGGACAATAAAATGGTGAAATGGTGTCCAAGTATCCCTCATTGTGGGAATGCTATACGGGTAGAGACCGATGAGTTCTGTGAAGTAGAATGTTCATGTGGTTTACAGTTCTGTTTCAGTTGCTTATCAGAAGCACATTCACCTTGTTCTTGCTGGATGTGGGAACTTTGGACCAAGAAGTGCCGAGACGAATCCGAGACTGTTAACTGGATTACAGTTCACACTAAGCCTTGTCCAAAGTGTCATAAGCCGGTCGAGAAGAATGGAGGTTGCAACTTAGTTAGCTGCATTTGTGGGCAAGCATTTTG TTGGCTATGTGGTGGAGCTACTGGCCGAGATCATACTTGGTCAAGTATCGCTGGTCACAGCTGTGGTCGTTATAAGGAAGATCAGGAGAAGAAGTCTGAACGGGCTAAGCGTGATCTCTATCGCTACATGCATTATCACAATCGTTATAAAGCTCATACGGATTCTTTTACACAGGAGTCTCGTCTGAGGGAGACCATAAAAGAAAAGGTAGCAAATTTGGAATCAAGGGATTCAAGATTGAGAGATTTTAGTTGGGTTACAAATGGACTTTACAGGCTGTTCAGATCAAGACGGGCTCTCTCATTTTCATACCCATTTGCATTTTATATGTTTGGTGATGACTTATTTAAGGATGAAATGACAAATGAGGAAAAGGAAATAAAACAGCATTTATTTGAGGACCAGCAACAGCAACTTGAGGCAAATGTTGAAAAGTTATCAAAAGTTTTTGAGGATCCATTTGATAGTTTTGAAGAGACAGAGATCATGGAAATGAGGATGCAAGTCTTGAATCTCTCTGTGGTAACTGATAAACTATGTAAGAAAAT GTATGAATGCATCGAGACTGATTTATTGGGAGCTCTACAGTTTAGTAGTCACAATATAGCTCCATACCAGTCAAAGGGCATTGAGAGAGCAACAGAGCTTAATGGAGGCCGGAACGCCAAAGCAAACAACAACATTGCATGTCAAAAAGCCCATGACCAGACAAATG GAGGTTCCATAGAATTGGTTCATCCATCAGGTTGTGGGACATCAGATGAGAGTGGATGCTCCTCAAGGAAGCGTACAAGAGAGGATTCCGGTGGTAGCTTTTTCGATCTTAACTTGCCTGCTGAGCTCATTGATAGGAattga
- the LOC107008440 gene encoding probable E3 ubiquitin-protein ligase ARI2 isoform X2, which produces MEDYGTSDEDTYSSDQESYDGLENEETDSQWGSSTGNSCKVITRESLLVAQREDLRRVMDLLSLREHHARTLLIHYRWDVERLFAILVEKGKTCLFAEAGVTILEEIDVDSSVSSSTMMCGICMEEVAGSEVTKMDCGHCFCNDCWTEHFIVKIKEGQSKRIRCMAHKCFAICDEAVIRKLVSKRHPDLAEKFDRFLLESYIEDNKMVKWCPSIPHCGNAIRVETDEFCEVECSCGLQFCFSCLSEAHSPCSCWMWELWTKKCRDESETVNWITVHTKPCPKCHKPVEKNGGCNLVSCICGQAFCWLCGGATGRDHTWSSIAGHSCGRYKEDQEKKSERAKRDLYRYMHYHNRYKAHTDSFTQESRLRETIKEKVANLESRDSRLRDFSWVTNGLYRLFRSRRALSFSYPFAFYMFGDDLFKDEMTNEEKEIKQHLFEDQQQQLEANVEKLSKVFEDPFDSFEETEIMEMRMQVLNLSVVTDKLCKKMYECIETDLLGALQFSSHNIAPYQSKGIERATELNGGRNAKANNNIACQKAHDQTNGEVSILSHARVPM; this is translated from the exons ATGGAGGATTACGGGACCAGTGACGAAGATACATATTCGTCTGATCAAGAATCTTATGACGGACTCGAGAATGAAGAGACTGATTCTCAATGGGGCTCTTCCACGGGAAATTCCTGCAAG GTAATCACAAGGGAGTCTCTTTTGGTGGCACAG AGAGAAGATTTGCGGAGAGTGATGGACTTGCTCTCACTAAGAGAACACCATGCAAGAACCTTGCTCATTCACTATCGTTGGGATGTCGAGAGGTTGTTTGCGATTCTTGTTGAAAAGGGAAAGACTTGCTTATTTGCTGAAGCAGGGGTAACTATTCTTGAAGAAATTGATGTTGACTCGTCTGTGTCTTCTTCGACTATGATGTGCGGCATATGCATGGAAGAGGTAGCAGGGAGTGAAGTCACGAAAATGGACTGTGGGCACTGCTTCTGCAATGACT gtTGGACAGAgcattttattgtaaaaataaagGAGGGTCAGAGTAAGAGAATAAGGTGCATGGCTCATAAATGCTTTGCTATCTGTGATGAAGCTGTTATCAGAAAGCTAGTTAGTAAAAGGCATCCTGATTTGGCAGAGAAATTTGATCGGTTTCTCCTTGAATCATACATTGAGGACAATAAAATGGTGAAATGGTGTCCAAGTATCCCTCATTGTGGGAATGCTATACGGGTAGAGACCGATGAGTTCTGTGAAGTAGAATGTTCATGTGGTTTACAGTTCTGTTTCAGTTGCTTATCAGAAGCACATTCACCTTGTTCTTGCTGGATGTGGGAACTTTGGACCAAGAAGTGCCGAGACGAATCCGAGACTGTTAACTGGATTACAGTTCACACTAAGCCTTGTCCAAAGTGTCATAAGCCGGTCGAGAAGAATGGAGGTTGCAACTTAGTTAGCTGCATTTGTGGGCAAGCATTTTG TTGGCTATGTGGTGGAGCTACTGGCCGAGATCATACTTGGTCAAGTATCGCTGGTCACAGCTGTGGTCGTTATAAGGAAGATCAGGAGAAGAAGTCTGAACGGGCTAAGCGTGATCTCTATCGCTACATGCATTATCACAATCGTTATAAAGCTCATACGGATTCTTTTACACAGGAGTCTCGTCTGAGGGAGACCATAAAAGAAAAGGTAGCAAATTTGGAATCAAGGGATTCAAGATTGAGAGATTTTAGTTGGGTTACAAATGGACTTTACAGGCTGTTCAGATCAAGACGGGCTCTCTCATTTTCATACCCATTTGCATTTTATATGTTTGGTGATGACTTATTTAAGGATGAAATGACAAATGAGGAAAAGGAAATAAAACAGCATTTATTTGAGGACCAGCAACAGCAACTTGAGGCAAATGTTGAAAAGTTATCAAAAGTTTTTGAGGATCCATTTGATAGTTTTGAAGAGACAGAGATCATGGAAATGAGGATGCAAGTCTTGAATCTCTCTGTGGTAACTGATAAACTATGTAAGAAAAT GTATGAATGCATCGAGACTGATTTATTGGGAGCTCTACAGTTTAGTAGTCACAATATAGCTCCATACCAGTCAAAGGGCATTGAGAGAGCAACAGAGCTTAATGGAGGCCGGAACGCCAAAGCAAACAACAACATTGCATGTCAAAAAGCCCATGACCAGACAAATGGTGAAGTTTCCATCCTCTCTCATGCCAGAGTACCTATGTAG
- the LOC107008440 gene encoding probable E3 ubiquitin-protein ligase ARI2 isoform X3, with amino-acid sequence MEDYGTSDEDTYSSDQESYDGLENEETDSQWGSSTGNSCKVITRESLLVAQREDLRRVMDLLSLREHHARTLLIHYRWDVERLFAILVEKGKTCLFAEAGVTILEEIDVDSSVSSSTMMCGICMEEVAGSEVTKMDCGHCFCNDCWTEHFIVKIKEGQSKRIRCMAHKCFAICDEAVIRKLVSKRHPDLAEKFDRFLLESYIEDNKMVKWCPSIPHCGNAIRVETDEFCEVECSCGLQFCFSCLSEAHSPCSCWMWELWTKKCRDESETVNWITVHTKPCPKCHKPVEKNGGCNLVSCICGQAFCWLCGGATGRDHTWSSIAGHSCGRYKEDQEKKSERAKRDLYRYMHYHNRYKAHTDSFTQESRLRETIKEKVANLESRDSRLRDFSWVTNGLYRLFRSRRALSFSYPFAFYMFGDDLFKDEMTNEEKEIKQHLFEDQQQQLEANVEKLSKVFEDPFDSFEETEIMEMRMQVLNLSVVTDKLCKKMYECIETDLLGALQFSSHNIAPYQSKGIERATELNGGRNAKANNNIACQKAHDQTNGCAL; translated from the exons ATGGAGGATTACGGGACCAGTGACGAAGATACATATTCGTCTGATCAAGAATCTTATGACGGACTCGAGAATGAAGAGACTGATTCTCAATGGGGCTCTTCCACGGGAAATTCCTGCAAG GTAATCACAAGGGAGTCTCTTTTGGTGGCACAG AGAGAAGATTTGCGGAGAGTGATGGACTTGCTCTCACTAAGAGAACACCATGCAAGAACCTTGCTCATTCACTATCGTTGGGATGTCGAGAGGTTGTTTGCGATTCTTGTTGAAAAGGGAAAGACTTGCTTATTTGCTGAAGCAGGGGTAACTATTCTTGAAGAAATTGATGTTGACTCGTCTGTGTCTTCTTCGACTATGATGTGCGGCATATGCATGGAAGAGGTAGCAGGGAGTGAAGTCACGAAAATGGACTGTGGGCACTGCTTCTGCAATGACT gtTGGACAGAgcattttattgtaaaaataaagGAGGGTCAGAGTAAGAGAATAAGGTGCATGGCTCATAAATGCTTTGCTATCTGTGATGAAGCTGTTATCAGAAAGCTAGTTAGTAAAAGGCATCCTGATTTGGCAGAGAAATTTGATCGGTTTCTCCTTGAATCATACATTGAGGACAATAAAATGGTGAAATGGTGTCCAAGTATCCCTCATTGTGGGAATGCTATACGGGTAGAGACCGATGAGTTCTGTGAAGTAGAATGTTCATGTGGTTTACAGTTCTGTTTCAGTTGCTTATCAGAAGCACATTCACCTTGTTCTTGCTGGATGTGGGAACTTTGGACCAAGAAGTGCCGAGACGAATCCGAGACTGTTAACTGGATTACAGTTCACACTAAGCCTTGTCCAAAGTGTCATAAGCCGGTCGAGAAGAATGGAGGTTGCAACTTAGTTAGCTGCATTTGTGGGCAAGCATTTTG TTGGCTATGTGGTGGAGCTACTGGCCGAGATCATACTTGGTCAAGTATCGCTGGTCACAGCTGTGGTCGTTATAAGGAAGATCAGGAGAAGAAGTCTGAACGGGCTAAGCGTGATCTCTATCGCTACATGCATTATCACAATCGTTATAAAGCTCATACGGATTCTTTTACACAGGAGTCTCGTCTGAGGGAGACCATAAAAGAAAAGGTAGCAAATTTGGAATCAAGGGATTCAAGATTGAGAGATTTTAGTTGGGTTACAAATGGACTTTACAGGCTGTTCAGATCAAGACGGGCTCTCTCATTTTCATACCCATTTGCATTTTATATGTTTGGTGATGACTTATTTAAGGATGAAATGACAAATGAGGAAAAGGAAATAAAACAGCATTTATTTGAGGACCAGCAACAGCAACTTGAGGCAAATGTTGAAAAGTTATCAAAAGTTTTTGAGGATCCATTTGATAGTTTTGAAGAGACAGAGATCATGGAAATGAGGATGCAAGTCTTGAATCTCTCTGTGGTAACTGATAAACTATGTAAGAAAAT GTATGAATGCATCGAGACTGATTTATTGGGAGCTCTACAGTTTAGTAGTCACAATATAGCTCCATACCAGTCAAAGGGCATTGAGAGAGCAACAGAGCTTAATGGAGGCCGGAACGCCAAAGCAAACAACAACATTGCATGTCAAAAAGCCCATGACCAGACAAATG GTTGTGCATTATAA